The Bradyrhizobium sp. LLZ17 genomic sequence GACACCATGGCGCTGGCAAAGACCGCAGCGAACGAGTTGCGCACCTCGATCGACGACGTACCGGGGCGCATTGCCGCGCTGATGGACGAGCGCAAGAAGCTCGAGCGCGAACTCTCCGACGCCCGCAAGAAGCTGGCGATGGGCGGCGGTGCGTCTTCGAGCAACGGCGCGGCCGCTGGCGTGCGTGAGGTTGGCGACGTCAAGCTGATGGCGCGCGCGGTCGAGGGCATCGAGATGAAGGATCTCAAGAGCCTGGCCGACGACGGCAAGAAGCAGATCGGCTCCGGCGTGGTCGCGATCGTCGGCGTCACCGAGGACGGCAAGGCCGGCGTGGTGGTCGGCGTCACCGCGGACCTCACCGCGCGCTTCAACGCGGTCAATCTGGTGCGCGTTGCCTCCGAAGCACTCGGCGGCAAGGGTGGTGGCGGCCGGCCCGACATGGCGCAGGCCGGCGGTCCCGACGGAGCCAAGGCGGCGGCGGCGTTGTCGGCCATCGAAAAAGCCATGATCGGCGCCTGAGGCCGTGGGCCTCGTTCCGCGAGGACGTGGCTTGCGCGATCCCAATTTGAGGGATCGCCTCTACGAATTGCTGGAGCACGATCCGCTGGCCTACTCGGTCGGGTCGCGCTTCATCCAGCTCGTCATCGCCGTCATCGTGCTCGACGTGGTCGCGATGATCCTCGCTTCGGTGCCGGAGTTGGACGCGCAATTCGGCGCGCTGTTCGCGGGCATCACCATCTTGTCCATCGTCGTGTTTGCGCTCGAATACGCCGCACGGATGTGGACGGTGGCGGGCCACACCCAGCGCAAGACCTCAGCGCTCGCCGACCGGCTGTCTTACGCTTTCTCCGCGCTCGGCATCATCGATCTCCTCGCGTTCCTGCCGGCCGCGATCGTGCTCGCCACGGGCCGGCATGCGACGCTGGCCGCGCTCGGCGTGCTGCCGTTCTTCAAGCTGGTCCGCTACTCGCCGGCGATGCGGTCGCTGCTCGCCGCCGTCCATGCCGAGCGGCGGGCGCTGATCGGCTGCATCGTCATCCTGATCGGCGCGGTCCTGACGTTTGCCTCGCTGCTCTATGCCATCGAGCGCGACGTGCAGCCGGACAAGCTCGGCACCATTCCGCAAGCGATGTGGTGGGCGATCGTGACGCTCGGCACCGTCGGCTATGGCGACGTCGTGCCGGTGACGGCGCTCGGAAAGTTCATCTCCGTGTTCACCATCATCAGCGGCTTTGCCATGATTGCGCTGCCGGTGGCGATCATCTCCACCGCCTTTGCCGAGGAAGTGAAGCGGCGCGATTTCGTCGTCACCTGGGGCATGCTGGCGCGGGTGCCGCTGTTCTCGCACCTTTCGGCCTCCGAGATCGCCGACATCATGCGGCTGCTGCGGGCGCGCACCATCGAACAGGGCGAGATATTGGTGCGCCGTGGCGACGCCGCCTCGTCGATGTATTTCATCACCGCCGGCGAGGTCGAGATCGCGCTGCCGAACCAGCATGTGCGGCTCGCGGACGGCACCTTCTTCGGTGAGATCGCGCTGCTGCACAAAACCAAGCGCAGCGGCACGGTGACGGCGACGCGCAAGACGCGGCTGCTGGTGCTCGACGCGCAGGATTTTCACGCCCTGATCGCGCGCATGCCGACGCTGGCCGCGCATGTCCACAAGACCGCGAAAGCGCGGATCGAGGAGAGCGGCGATGTTGCGGCGGCAGAACTCGCGCAAGGCGAGCGCGAGGGCACGGATCGCTGATCGGTCAGCCCTTTTTCAGGAAGACATACTCGGCCGAGTAGGGCACGCTTTTGAACTCGCCGGCCTTGTCGCAGGCGCCCTCGAGCTTGCCGCCGTGGGTGTTGATGCGCTGGACGGTGGTGACCGGCGTCAACACGCCGCTGCCGCGGCGGGAGGCGACCTCCAGCTTCAGCCAGGCGATATCGGCGGCGGATGCGCCCGGTGCATTGCCGACAACCTTGCCCACGACCGCGCTGCCGTCGGCGTGCTCCCAGTTCGGCCCGGCGTAGTGCCGGCCGATCGTCTTGCCTTCATTGAGCAGCGTGGCGATCGGCTCGCGAAAAGTCCAGGCGAGCTTGCCGTCGGCGCCGGCCTTGCATTCATAGACCTGCGCGCCCTCGGCATGGACGCTGAGCACGACGCTCTCGCCGGGGGCGGCGATGGCGTCGGGGAGCGCGTCGGCGGCGAACGCGGAGGTGCTGGTCAGTGCGAAGGCTGCGAACGCAAGGCGCTTGAGTGTCGGCATGATATTTCCTTCGCCCTAGGTCTCGTCATTGCGAGGAGCCCGCGACAAAATTGCAGAGCAATTTTTGCGCTGGCGACGAAGCAATCCAAACTATTTCCGGGGAGGGATTCTGGATTGCTTCGCTGCGCTCGCAATGACGGGGTGAGAGCTGGCTTACGCCAGCGCCTTCTCCAGATTCTGCGCGACCTTGTCGAGGAAGCCGGTGGTCGAGAGCCAGCGCTGGTCGGCGCCGACCAGGAGCGCGAGGTCCTTGGTCATGTAGCCTTCCTCGACGGTATCGACGCAGACCTTCTCCAGCGTGTTCGCGAACTTGGCGAGCTCGGCGTTGTTGTCGAGCTTGGCGCGGTGGGCGAGGCCACGCGTCCAGGCGAAGATCGACGCGATCGAGTTGGTCGAGGTCTCCTTGCCCTTCTGGTGCTCGCGATAGTGGCGGGTCACGGTGCCGTGGGCGGCTTCGGCTTCCACCGTTTTGCCGTCGGGGGTGAGGAGGACCGAGGTCATCAGGCCGAGCGAGCCGTAGCCCTGCGCGACGGTGTCGGACTGCACGTCGCCGTCGTAGTTCTTGCAGGCCCAGACGTAGCCGCCGGACCATTTCAGCGCCGAGGCCACCATGTCGTCGATCAGGCGGTGCTCGTAGGTCAGGCCCTTGGCCTCGAATTCCTTTTTGAATTCGCGGTCGTAGATGTCCTGGAAGATGTCCTTGAAGCGGCCGTCATAGACCTTGAGAATCGTGTTCTTGGTCGAGAGATAGACGGGGTAGTTGCGCAGCAGTCCGTAGTTGAGCGAGGCGCGGGCGAAGTCGACGATGGAATCGTCGAGATTGTACATCTCCATCGCGACGCCGGCGCCGGGCGCCTTGAACACTTCCTTCTCGATCACCGTGCCGTCCTCGCCGACGAACTTCATCGACAGCGTGCCCTTGCCCGGGAACTTGATGTCGGTGGCGCGGTACTGGTCGCCATAGGCGTGGCGGCCGATGATGATCGGCTTGGTCCAGCCGGGAACCAGGCGCGGCACGTTCTTGCAGATGATCGGCTCGCGGAAGATGCAGCCGCCAAGGATGTTGCGGATGGTGCCGTTCGGCGACTTCCACATTTGCTTGAGGCCGAACTCCTTCACCCGGGCTTCGTCCGGGGTGATGGTGGCGCACTTGACGCCGACGCCGACCTTCTTGATGGCTTCGGCGGCATCAATGGTGACCTGATCGTTGGTCTGGTCGCGGTACTCCATCCCCAGGTCGAAATACATCAGCTCGACATCGAGGAACGGGTTAATCAGCTTGTCCTTGATGTACTGCCAGATGATCCGGGTCATCTCGTCGCCATCGAGCTCGACGACGGGATTGGATACCTTGATTTTTGCCATGATCGGGGAAGCCCTCTTGGGAACGGCGCCTTTTGGCGGCCGCGGTGGAAATCTCCCGCGCTATAGCACCGCCCGTTGGCGGGCGGAAGCGGACCATTTATGCACTTTCAGCCCATCTTTGCGCCGAGAACCGCCATTCCGAACAGGTCGGAATGACGGCTGTAGCACCCTAATTGGGCATGTGTCCCTCGAGCGAACCAGCGCCGTCCGAGAACACTCCTAAAAAGGCAGCCTGAGTGGCCGTGCCTGCCACGATATACCAAGTCACGAACAGGCCGGAGATCAGGGCGCCCGGCAGGCTCGATCCGGTCCGTCGCCAGGTGAAGGTCGCAATCACGGCGACGATCGCCAGCAGCGGCACAAACTGGATGGCGACGATGGTCGAGAGGGGCACGAAGCCGGGGTCGGGGAGCGGGTTGAAAAGCTTTCCGGTCAGCCAGAGCGTGCCATATTGCAGGACCAGCAGTACGATGAAGCCGAACGTCAGCGCCAGTATATTGGTCAGATAGAGCGTGAGCCGCGGCGTCTCCATCGTCGAGAAGTTCCGGTGCAGCACGTGCAGCGCCACGACGAAAAACGCCGTGAACGGAATCAGGTAGATCAGGAAGATCACAAACTGCTTCGCGTTCATCAGCTTCAACGCGACGATCCAGAAGCGGAAGTCGATCTTGAAGGCGAGGTCGGCGAGCCACAGCGCGGCATAGCCGACCGCGACCGAAGCGACCGCGATCACCACGGATTGGCCAACCAGTCCGGTCCGGGCGGTACGCCTTGGGGCGAAGCGCATCAGCGCCAGCGTGATCAGGCCGTTGATGACGGCCCAGATCAGGATCTGGTTCGTGATGCCCTGCGGCAGGAACGCCGTCGGTGGCGCGAAGCTACCGGCCAGCGCAAAAGCCGGATAGTAGGTCAGCGCCGGGATGAAGGCCGACAGGATCAAAGCCGCGGTCCAGCGCCGGCCGGTGGCGGCATGATGCGGCGGCGTGGTGCCGTCAGTGACCGCGGGCAGGCGGAGACGAGAGAACATCTGCGCTTCGAGCAGGCCGTCGAAAGTGCCGATCAACAGCGCGACGAAACCGGCAAACGCGATCAGCGTGCCGAGCTCCTTTCGGAACCAGATCTGGTCGTCGGCCGGCCGCGGCGCGCCGCCCTGCAAGGTCTTCGCGAACCAGTCGAGGCTGTAGCCGATCGCCTCATGCGAGATGTGCTCGGCCGGGTGAGTGATCGCCGGCGTGTACAGAACCCTGGCAGTGCCGGCCGCCGGGTCACCGTAAACCTTGCCCGGCTCGACCGGCCCCTGCGTGCCGAACATCGCCCACAGCTTGGGGCTCTTGGTGACATCGCGGGCGCGATCGACGCCCCACATCAGGGTGGAGAATTCCTCATACTGAGCAAACACCAAGGCGGTGTTGCGCGGCCAGCTGGGGGTGCCGTCGGCAGCGAATGGCTTACCGGTCGAGGAGCCCTCCAGCACCATCGACTTGTAGTCATTCGGCATCGCGGCGGCTGCGGCCAGCACCGTCCAGCCACCCATCGAGTGACCCTCGAGGCCGATATTGGCCTTGTCGACAATGTCGAGGCTGCGAAGGTAGGCGAGGCCGTCAGGGCCGCCAAAGCCGTTGGCAAAGGCGGGCGGGTCACTATAGCCATGGCCGGTCTGGTCCAGCGCCAGCACGACATAACCGCGGCGGGCGAATTCGATGGCGAAGCCGTCCTGGGTCTCCCGCGAGTTGATGTAGCCGTGGACGGCGAGAATGCCTGGTGCCCGGGTCTGTGCGGTGGCATTGGCAGGAACGTAGAGCAGGGCACTCATCGTGTTGCCCTTGGCACCCTTGAACCTGACATCCTGAATCCGGATGCCGCCGGCGGTCTGCGTCAAATGGGCGATGAGGCCGCCCACCACGATCAAGACCGCTCCCAGAATTGCCAAAGTCCATCGACCGCGCATCGTCCCCCCCTTGAATTGCGACTTTTAGCTCCGCCCTTTCGGCTTCGCTTTAGTTGTGGTTGATAGCCATATCCGAAGGCAAAGCGCGCACAAGCCGGGGAGGAAACCGTCCCCAGTTGAGATGCGATTGCGGATTCGCAAACGGCGCTAACCCTGTTATCTCCGCTGAGAAATTGCGCCGCACGGAACGCGGGCCGGCGGCGTGGATGAAGGCTTCGATCAGCGTCGTCAGACAGACGTTCAGGCTCTTTCGGAAGCGCAATGAGACGAACACTGAAGCAGAAAGTGAACTGAGATGTCCGGCACCGACAAGAGCAAGATGGGCCTCGCCCTCGACGGCCCCATCGTGATCCTGGTCGAGCCGCAGCTCGGCGAGAACATCGGCATGGCCGCGCGCGCCATGGGCAATTTCGCGCTTGGCGCTTTGCGCATCGTCAACCCCCGCGACGGCTGGCCCAACATCGCCGCCCAGCGCGCCGCGGCCGGCGCCGACCACATTCTGGAGAAGGTCGAACTGTTCGACACGGTCGGTGCGGCCGTTGCCGATCTCGACCTGCTGTTCGCCACCACCGCGCGCCCTCACGACCAGGCCAAGCCGGTGGTCGGGCCGGAAGCTGCGGCAGCCGAGATTTCGGCGCACGTGGCGACCGGCGGCCGGGCCGGCATTCTGTTCGGCCGGGAGCGCTGGGGCCTCACCAACGAGGAAGTCGGCCTCGCCAACCGCATCATCACCTTCCCGGTCAATCCGGGCTTCGCCTCGCTCAACCTCGCCCAGGCCGTACTGCTGGTCGGCTATGAATGGTTCAAGCAGGCGACCTCGGGCGCGCTGCCCCACGCCATGCCGGAGCGATCCGAGCGCGCCTCGCAGCATCAGATCCAGGCCTTCTTCGACAATCTGATCCGGGAGCTCGACAAGGTCGAATTCCTGCGCCCCGCCGAGAAGCGCGACACCATGCTGGTCAACCTGCGCAACATCTTCACCCGCATGGATCCGACCAAGCAGGACATGCATACCCTGCACGGCGTGGTGATGGCGATCGCCGAGGGCCGCAAGGGCCCGGCCAAGGGCGGCGTGCTCGATGGCGAGCAGGCGACGCGGCTGCGCGCGCTTCTGGCCGAGCACGGGCAGGGTGGAGCGCCCGACAGCGGCTCGACGGTGCGCGGGCTCGCGCGGCTGCTTCGCCGCAACCCGACCGACGCCGAGCGGCTGCTGTGGCAG encodes the following:
- a CDS encoding TrmJ/YjtD family RNA methyltransferase, which gives rise to MSGTDKSKMGLALDGPIVILVEPQLGENIGMAARAMGNFALGALRIVNPRDGWPNIAAQRAAAGADHILEKVELFDTVGAAVADLDLLFATTARPHDQAKPVVGPEAAAAEISAHVATGGRAGILFGRERWGLTNEEVGLANRIITFPVNPGFASLNLAQAVLLVGYEWFKQATSGALPHAMPERSERASQHQIQAFFDNLIRELDKVEFLRPAEKRDTMLVNLRNIFTRMDPTKQDMHTLHGVVMAIAEGRKGPAKGGVLDGEQATRLRALLAEHGQGGAPDSGSTVRGLARLLRRNPTDAERLLWQALTRDRRFAGQFKRQTPVGRHIPDFVSFPHRIAIELVNPGESETIAADRAARRTWLEARDYRVLEMRAADVERELETELARLQGMVAEGPDAP
- a CDS encoding cyclic nucleotide-gated ion channel; this encodes MGLVPRGRGLRDPNLRDRLYELLEHDPLAYSVGSRFIQLVIAVIVLDVVAMILASVPELDAQFGALFAGITILSIVVFALEYAARMWTVAGHTQRKTSALADRLSYAFSALGIIDLLAFLPAAIVLATGRHATLAALGVLPFFKLVRYSPAMRSLLAAVHAERRALIGCIVILIGAVLTFASLLYAIERDVQPDKLGTIPQAMWWAIVTLGTVGYGDVVPVTALGKFISVFTIISGFAMIALPVAIISTAFAEEVKRRDFVVTWGMLARVPLFSHLSASEIADIMRLLRARTIEQGEILVRRGDAASSMYFITAGEVEIALPNQHVRLADGTFFGEIALLHKTKRSGTVTATRKTRLLVLDAQDFHALIARMPTLAAHVHKTAKARIEESGDVAAAELAQGEREGTDR
- a CDS encoding alpha/beta hydrolase family protein, translating into MVGGLIAHLTQTAGGIRIQDVRFKGAKGNTMSALLYVPANATAQTRAPGILAVHGYINSRETQDGFAIEFARRGYVVLALDQTGHGYSDPPAFANGFGGPDGLAYLRSLDIVDKANIGLEGHSMGGWTVLAAAAAMPNDYKSMVLEGSSTGKPFAADGTPSWPRNTALVFAQYEEFSTLMWGVDRARDVTKSPKLWAMFGTQGPVEPGKVYGDPAAGTARVLYTPAITHPAEHISHEAIGYSLDWFAKTLQGGAPRPADDQIWFRKELGTLIAFAGFVALLIGTFDGLLEAQMFSRLRLPAVTDGTTPPHHAATGRRWTAALILSAFIPALTYYPAFALAGSFAPPTAFLPQGITNQILIWAVINGLITLALMRFAPRRTARTGLVGQSVVIAVASVAVGYAALWLADLAFKIDFRFWIVALKLMNAKQFVIFLIYLIPFTAFFVVALHVLHRNFSTMETPRLTLYLTNILALTFGFIVLLVLQYGTLWLTGKLFNPLPDPGFVPLSTIVAIQFVPLLAIVAVIATFTWRRTGSSLPGALISGLFVTWYIVAGTATQAAFLGVFSDGAGSLEGHMPN
- a CDS encoding DUF3455 domain-containing protein is translated as MPTLKRLAFAAFALTSTSAFAADALPDAIAAPGESVVLSVHAEGAQVYECKAGADGKLAWTFREPIATLLNEGKTIGRHYAGPNWEHADGSAVVGKVVGNAPGASAADIAWLKLEVASRRGSGVLTPVTTVQRINTHGGKLEGACDKAGEFKSVPYSAEYVFLKKG
- a CDS encoding NADP-dependent isocitrate dehydrogenase — protein: MAKIKVSNPVVELDGDEMTRIIWQYIKDKLINPFLDVELMYFDLGMEYRDQTNDQVTIDAAEAIKKVGVGVKCATITPDEARVKEFGLKQMWKSPNGTIRNILGGCIFREPIICKNVPRLVPGWTKPIIIGRHAYGDQYRATDIKFPGKGTLSMKFVGEDGTVIEKEVFKAPGAGVAMEMYNLDDSIVDFARASLNYGLLRNYPVYLSTKNTILKVYDGRFKDIFQDIYDREFKKEFEAKGLTYEHRLIDDMVASALKWSGGYVWACKNYDGDVQSDTVAQGYGSLGLMTSVLLTPDGKTVEAEAAHGTVTRHYREHQKGKETSTNSIASIFAWTRGLAHRAKLDNNAELAKFANTLEKVCVDTVEEGYMTKDLALLVGADQRWLSTTGFLDKVAQNLEKALA